A stretch of Sphingorhabdus sp. YGSMI21 DNA encodes these proteins:
- a CDS encoding HAMP domain-containing sensor histidine kinase, translating into MSTDRKLTEPVLGQVDVDGLLLSADPLLMRLHLRCGGREGGPLAVPELAELCRLSRRLGMNLSRPVQASDDESRIEMWVETRLAVPEKAEALNLSIIDWKEYSHEESEKSDPSRERDFDRLEGRGAIRTDAALRIIAQQMSGEAEQDFDVIGHSLLEIYDVVPPSAHTALLEAVAERQPIRNQRMRQKSGAERLFVLQGNPLIDKAGLFAGYRFTATPADAADRPSSSATTVKNGGGKLISDSLFGMQLGPALRQPLGKIIANAETISSKLEGPLRGDYASYAKDIASAGRHLLDLVNDLSDLEAIERPEFTVAGDDIDLVDLAHRAAGLLAVKAADHHIRIDLPDESEKCPASGEFRRTLQILVNLIGNAIRYSPDGSVIKLRVSAQDGFARIAVSDQGDGVAAEDQERIFEKFERLGRSGDGGSGLGLFISRRLAGAMGGSLTVASEAGEGATFTLSLPERKPA; encoded by the coding sequence ATGAGCACGGATCGCAAATTGACCGAGCCGGTGCTGGGGCAGGTGGATGTCGACGGATTGCTTCTGTCGGCCGACCCGCTGCTCATGCGGCTCCATCTGCGCTGCGGCGGTAGAGAAGGCGGTCCGCTGGCCGTGCCCGAACTGGCTGAATTGTGCCGTCTCAGTCGGCGACTTGGCATGAATCTCTCGCGTCCAGTGCAGGCATCGGATGACGAATCCCGCATTGAAATGTGGGTGGAAACACGTCTGGCCGTGCCGGAGAAGGCAGAGGCTCTCAATCTTTCGATCATCGACTGGAAGGAATATTCGCACGAAGAGAGCGAGAAAAGCGATCCGTCGCGTGAACGGGACTTTGACCGGCTGGAAGGACGCGGCGCGATCCGCACCGATGCGGCGCTGCGCATCATCGCCCAGCAGATGTCGGGCGAGGCGGAGCAGGATTTTGACGTCATCGGCCACTCTTTGCTCGAAATATATGACGTGGTTCCGCCGTCGGCCCATACCGCTTTGCTGGAAGCCGTGGCCGAGCGCCAGCCGATCCGCAATCAGCGCATGCGGCAGAAGAGCGGTGCGGAGCGCCTGTTCGTACTGCAGGGCAATCCGCTGATCGACAAGGCCGGCCTGTTTGCAGGCTACCGCTTTACCGCAACGCCGGCCGACGCGGCGGATCGTCCGTCCTCCAGCGCAACGACAGTAAAAAATGGTGGCGGCAAGCTGATCAGCGACAGTCTGTTCGGGATGCAGCTGGGCCCGGCACTGCGCCAGCCGCTGGGCAAGATTATCGCCAATGCCGAAACGATCAGCAGCAAACTGGAAGGTCCGCTACGCGGAGATTATGCCAGCTATGCCAAGGATATCGCCTCGGCTGGCCGGCACTTGCTCGACCTCGTCAACGATCTGTCTGATCTCGAGGCCATCGAACGGCCCGAATTCACCGTCGCCGGTGACGATATCGATCTGGTGGATCTGGCACACCGCGCAGCCGGCCTGCTGGCGGTCAAGGCGGCTGATCATCACATCCGTATCGATCTGCCCGACGAGAGCGAAAAATGTCCAGCCAGCGGTGAATTCCGCCGGACGCTGCAAATTCTCGTCAATCTGATCGGCAACGCAATCCGCTATTCGCCCGACGGTTCAGTGATAAAGCTGCGCGTGTCCGCCCAAGATGGATTTGCCCGGATCGCCGTCAGCGATCAGGGAGACGGTGTTGCCGCGGAAGACCAGGAACGGATTTTCGAGAAGTTCGAACGTCTCGGCCGCTCCGGCGACGGCGGTAGCGGTCTGGGGCTGTTCATTTCCCGCCGCCTGGCCGGCGCAATGGGCGGCAGCCTGACCGTGGCCAGCGAAGCCGGCGAGGGGGCGACCTTCACCCTGTCCCTGCCGGAACGGAAGCCAGCATAA